A window of the Pseudomonas furukawaii genome harbors these coding sequences:
- a CDS encoding Arc family DNA-binding protein produces MRPMKQAIYSSRTADKFVVRLPEGMRERIAVVARNHHRSMNSEIIARLEQSMLQEGALDEGISMRLDSPELSLHERELLQRFRQLSRRQQNALVALIAHDAELAAEES; encoded by the coding sequence ATGCGCCCTATGAAACAGGCTATCTACTCCAGTCGCACGGCTGACAAATTTGTCGTTCGCCTCCCCGAGGGCATGCGCGAACGTATCGCTGTAGTGGCTCGCAACCACCATCGCAGCATGAACTCAGAGATCATCGCCCGGCTTGAGCAGAGCATGCTCCAGGAGGGCGCGCTGGATGAAGGCATTTCCATGCGTCTGGACAGCCCGGAACTCTCCCTGCATGAACGCGAACTGCTGCAGCGCTTCCGCCAGTTGTCCCGCCGCCAGCAGAACGCGCTGGTGGCACTGATCGCCCACGATGCCGAGCTGGCGGCCGAAGAATCCTGA
- the phnN gene encoding phosphonate metabolism protein/1,5-bisphosphokinase (PRPP-forming) PhnN — protein sequence MKGRLIYLIGPSGSGKDSLLDAVRETAAEHGCRVARRVITRSAEARGEAAESISADEFARREAQGDFAMSWYANGLSYGIPRQVDDWLAAGDDVLVNGSRGYLPEARRRYPHLLAVLLSVDDAVLRHRLHARGRESAEEIEARLARNAGFADTLLAGENDDLCHLDNSGSLSETCQRLLRLIEEHRPHPLPDSA from the coding sequence ATGAAAGGCAGGCTGATTTATCTCATAGGCCCTTCCGGCTCAGGCAAGGACAGCTTGCTCGATGCCGTGCGCGAGACCGCCGCTGAACATGGTTGCCGTGTGGCACGTCGGGTCATCACCCGTTCCGCCGAGGCTCGGGGTGAAGCCGCCGAGTCCATCAGCGCCGACGAGTTCGCCCGGCGCGAAGCCCAGGGCGACTTCGCCATGAGCTGGTACGCCAACGGTCTGTCCTATGGCATCCCCCGGCAGGTCGACGACTGGCTGGCGGCCGGTGACGATGTCCTGGTCAACGGATCCCGTGGCTACCTGCCGGAAGCCCGGCGACGCTATCCGCACCTGCTCGCCGTTCTGCTGAGTGTGGATGACGCGGTGCTTCGTCATCGCCTGCACGCCCGGGGCCGTGAGTCGGCGGAGGAAATCGAGGCCCGTCTGGCGCGCAACGCCGGATTCGCCGACACCCTGCTGGCCGGTGAGAACGACGACCTCTGTCATCTGGACAACTCCGGTTCCCTCTCCGAGACCTGCCAGCGGCTGCTGCGGCTCATCGAGGAACACCGTCCCCACCCCCTGCCGGACTCCGCCTGA
- a CDS encoding Lrp/AsnC family transcriptional regulator, with the protein MQTPLSPIDRKILRLLQHDADLSAAEVAEKVELSQSPCWRRIHRMQEEGLIERKVALLNPRKLGFSMTVFVNVKLSAHGRNNLTEFEEAIVGYPEVLECYTMAGGSDYLLKVVAKDIAGYERFLRDHLLQRPHVQEAHSNIAMSEVKRTTELPLD; encoded by the coding sequence ATGCAGACCCCACTAAGCCCCATCGATCGGAAGATCCTCCGCCTGCTGCAACACGATGCCGACCTGTCCGCCGCCGAGGTGGCGGAAAAGGTGGAGCTCTCCCAGTCACCCTGCTGGCGGCGCATCCACCGGATGCAGGAAGAGGGGCTGATCGAACGCAAGGTGGCACTGCTCAACCCGCGCAAGCTGGGCTTCTCCATGACGGTATTCGTCAACGTGAAGCTGTCCGCCCACGGCCGCAACAACCTCACGGAGTTCGAGGAGGCCATCGTCGGTTATCCCGAGGTGCTGGAGTGCTACACCATGGCCGGCGGCTCGGATTACCTGCTGAAGGTGGTGGCCAAGGACATCGCCGGCTACGAACGCTTCCTGCGGGACCACCTGCTGCAGCGGCCCCATGTGCAGGAGGCGCACTCGAACATCGCCATGAGCGAAGTCAAGCGCACCACGGAACTGCCGCTGGACTGA